The Phalacrocorax aristotelis chromosome 30, bGulAri2.1, whole genome shotgun sequence genomic interval ggagggagggggcACCCCTATTAAGAGCTTGGGGGGCTTCTCCCCCTAGCCGAAGGACCCCCAtttgtggggggggggggcaagaGGCATTGCCCCCCCCCAGATTTGTGCCCTTGTGGAGGGGCCAGGGTTTGGGTGGGCTCCCAGGACCTGGCTTCCCCCCTCCTCACACCACCCCCCCAGGGGGGGCAAGCCCTaatccccctccccaaaagaaaacagagaggggGTGGTGTTCGTCTCCTCCTCTGTGCGCcggcagagctgcaggctggTTTTTGGGGTACCGCTGCATTTTCAGGGTGTCCCTCCGgctcttggggggggggggagtgtaTCTCCAGCATCCGCTTTCCCATGTGGCAACCCCCCCtctctgcccccctccccttttcatttttccGGCCCGTTTCCGAAATCTTCCTCCGCCAACCCGCGTTCCTCCGGTTTTTCCGGTGCCGGCAGcgatttccccccaccccaattcCTCCGGAGATGAGGTCGGGGTTCCACCGACGAGGTCGGGGTTCCACCGGAGCCGGCAGCTCCCTCGGAGCGAAGCCATCGTTACTGTGACGTCCACCGGCAATTAGAAAAGcgcctctttttttaattattattattataattccGTAATAAATTGATGGTGCCGGCTGCGGGCCGGAGAAACGGTTAAAGACGTTCTCTGGGAGAATAAGCTTCGCACAATGATTCTTtatatttgggggttttttaacgGAAACGGGGCTTTGACTTCTTGatagtgatttttatttctttttcttaaattttttaatagatcctccccccccctccccttccaggAGCTGCCGTATCCACACAAGCCGCCGGTAATTGCCGTTTAAATCCGCAGAGATAAAGACGGGCCTGACGCGGGCTCGGACCGGCTGGtgatgtaatttttaatggCCTGAATTTCATTGATTTCTGCTTTCGCCCCACCAACCTCGGGGAAAGGGACGGGGGAGAATCAAATCGAAGAAACcgcttgatttttgttttgctttgttttgttttcaaataaaaagccCAGAAAGGCACCGAGGCTGCGCCGCGGAGGGCTCCTGCGCCGGGGCTCCCGCTGCTTTCCTTATCCCTCCCGATTTGGGGAAGCTAAATGAGGGTAACGCGCTTTTGACGGCGCTtgggaaaataaatttgaagtcttttatcttttttttaatccccccTTTTCCTTTGTCCGCATTCCCGGGTGTTTCGGGGTGGCACCGCTTGCCTCCAAGCCTCGGGGAGCTTCGGTTTTACCTTTGCcgccttaaaaataataattaaaaaaagaggctgTTGTGGTTCTGAGCTGCGCAAAACATCCGATTTTAGGACTTTCCTCGCTCGGGCGCTTGCGCGTCTCCTCGTCCCGGCTCGGAGGATGGGATTCGGGGAGTGGTGCATCCGaaacagcatctctgctggAGCGTGGTATGAGCAGCATCTCCCGGAGAGGCTCTTCTTTCCTCTCCGTACCCGCTTTGctcttcaggttttttctttttttttttttcagtctttatttatttttccttcttgctcaACCGGCCTCGGTTCCCTCTTGGTGTCTCCCCAGCCACATCTGCTCACCAAGTAGGTTTTTCCCTCAATCCTCGTGGCATCTCCTGGCTCGAGGCATCACCAAATAGTGATATTTTTAGAGAGGTTTGGGCTTTACCCGGCTCCGggttggttttggagatgccagTTTGGAAGCTTGTCCTCTCCGGAGTGACACAACCTGACCATGAGTGTCTCGTAGAGATCTGTGTTTTCACGCAGGGCTTAATGCAGCTAATTTTCCACCGTTCCCGCAAACCGTGGTGGATTTTCTTGGAGCTGATCCCCTTGGGGGCCAGGCGGGTTGGCTCGGGAACGTCTGGTGGGGCTGTAAAACCCCATGGAGAGATACTTGATAAAATAACGGACAAGATCCATCCCTGTCCGCGGCTGCgtcttccctccccacctccgAATTCTGGTTAAACCAGGGAAAGCAGGGGGGTAGGTGCGTGCCGAGCTTTGTTCCTGTGGCTGCCTGACAGCCACGGGGCAACGACGACCCTCATTTTGGGGTGAATTGGCTTAATTggggtgggcaagaggttgGGGTGATGAAGTCTGCTggtttttcctgaaggaaacgGGATTTATCGCAATGGCAGTGGGGAATTGGGTGCGTAAAAGCCTGTTTTATGACGTGAGGTTTCAGCATGGCTGTCGTGGAAGGTGATGCTTGTCTTCGTGCTGGGCTCAAAGCCTAATTAGTCATCTAGCTACAGCTGATTTAATTGACGTGTGCCAGCGTTTGAGTGCCCGGGATGGGACTCAACGGTTGGTCTTTGCTCCTTCACCGAGGGATCTCTATGATTTGACATCCTTTGGCCTCATCCTCACTGACTCATTTGGACGTTGCCCCAGgttattttccttgaaaatgagTTTGGAGTTTACTAGCCAGCGGGGCAGGGTGATTAACGCTCTGGTACCTTCTCGGTGAGGTGGCCGATGGTGGAGCCGTTAACAGCCCAGGTTGGGTGGGATGGTTGGctccatcccagctgcagggacGTTTCTGGTTGGGCTTTGCTctggttgggttgggttttgctTCGTTGGAAACATTCAGTCTTTGGGGCTGTTGGTGGTAACACACGGGGAGGGGCTCTGGTTGGtccagaaatatatatatataaaaaaatgtatgtggATGTAGGTTGGCCACAGTCAACGGCTCAATGTCCAAATGGAGATCAGCAATGAGAGATGTCCCTCGtggtccgtactgggaccaggACAGTTCAATGCCTTCGTCAAGAACCTAGAGGGTGGGATTGCAGATGAtgccaagctgagtggtgccaTCGGTACCCTCGAGGGAAGAGCTGCCATCCCGAGGGACCTGGAGACGTTGGCCAACGTGAAcgtcatgaggttcaacaaggccaagcgcgAGGTCCTGCGGCTGGGCGGGGGCAATCCTCTGTCCCGGCGCGGGCTGGCGGGTGGACGGACGGacagagagcagccctgcggagaaggacttggggacGCCGGTGGGTGACAAACGGGGTGTGAGCCGGCAATAGGGAGGGGATTTGGGATTTGAGACCCGCCGcgcatccagctctggggaccCCAGCAGAAGGCGGCCGCGGAGCTGCTCGAGCGGGTCTGGAGGAGGCCAGGGAGATGGgccggggctggagcagctccgCGGcggggagaggctgagggagttggggtcgcccagcctggggaagagaaggagacCTTACTGCGGCCACTCAGTACGTAAAGGGGCTcgtaagaaagacagagagagacttttACCAGGGTCCGAAGGGACGGGATGAGGGGCAACAGCTTTAGACCGACTGAGGGGAGGGTTAGGTAGGACGTGAGGAAGAGATGGTGTATCGTGAGGGCGGTGAgacgctggagcaggttgtccagagaggctgtggctgCCCCATGGTGGGAAGTGtccaaggtcaggttggagggAGCTCGGAGCAACCCGATGGAACGGGAGACGTCCCTGCCCGTGCCAGGAGGTTGGATGGGGGCCCTTGGAATGTCCCTTCAACCCAAACCCTTCCATGATtctgtatatacacacatgtactTATATACGTAAGCGTATACGCGTAACCCTGCAGTCTGAGCCCTCACGAAGCTCTTGGCAGAGCCGACAACTCAACCCAATGCCACGTTTCTAACAACCCGCCTCAAAGCTGGTGTCTACCTTTCTCCTGCCGGGAACGCTGCTGGAAGAGCTGGCCTGGGCCGGGGCTTACAGCTGCGCCGGACAGTCTCCTCGTTTGGGAAACCCCCTTCGTTAGGAGAGAAGCTCGTCGTTTTGCAGGCTTTGTGTTTTTTCGCTGGGGTGATGGGCGAGTCTGCGTCTTGCAACCCATCGCTCCTTCCTGCGTGTCCGCAGAGAGCCGGTGAACGAAGAGGTCTGTCCCCGCTGCTGACACaccaaaaacccaccccaaaacaagcCCAGTAAGAGGTTCTTTCCCCCAGCGCTTCGCTGACGGTGAGAGGCGTGGGAGGGGAGATGATTGATGTTCACACAGTGCTGCATATCCCTTTTCCCGTTCTGGTAGGACTTGACCTTTACCTTTTGTTTCGGGGTtagtgaattatttttaaagccttttatGAGTTGATGAACGCCATTGTGGTGGCATGCGCTGAGGCCATGTCGAAGGCAGTGGTGGGGCAACTTTTAAATACCCAGGTGAGAAGAAACAACACTTAATGAtctattttttccctgctgtatcGTTTTGGTGTGGTTAACTTGTCCAGGATATTTATCTTACAATGGATAAATAGAGGTTTGTTGGAAAGGGGCTGCACCCTCAAGgcgtatttatttttctaagcgTTATCCCGGGCTCGGGTGCACCTTTCCTGTGATGCGAGATGCTTCTGGATGCTGCCTCACTGCCGAAAAAACCTTTGCCCACCTGTTGTGAGATACTGTTTAaccacatatttatttttcccctttccttctaGTCCGAGAGCTTTAATGACCCCACTGGGGAGAGCGTGCCCAGGCCGCATGGCTCCTGGGCAGGTATTTCCACCGTTTAAACCTTCAGATTATTTCGTGATGCTTCGATGATGCCGTGGCCGGGTTTGCCAAAATGCCTGAGATAAGCGTGGCTGGCTCCGGATTACCCGAATCGGTTGCTGTGGTGGGATCGTGCCCCGCGCCTTGCCCGGAGAAGGGGAATGCCAAACCCAGTCGTCCCGGTTTTAAGCTTCatggttggtttttgttgttttttttctttaggcgCTTTGAGCAAGTTCAAATTTGCCACTCGCAGAGGACAGAGCAACCATAGATTTGGTGTCTGAGGCTGGTTCGCGGCACCGGGAGGTTTAACCGGCAGCCAGAGAGATGCAGAGCTTGGGGAGCAGCAGCATATCCTGGGGTCCCCATCACCAGGTGGCTCCggatgggggttttttggtgatGTTAATACacccagaaaaacaaagcactggAGATGCCCCGCGTCCCCTCAAGGTGCTGCAGGGCCgctgtttattttcctgtcttcctCTGCATAGTCCAGACAGTTTAGAGCCTTGGCTTATTTAACTTAAAGTTCTTATGCTAAATGctcagtttttcttaaaaatgcaaagtttGGACGGGTTGTGGGCGCAGAGGGGAGGCTTGTCCCATGGCAGGCTGCTGTCCAGCCAGTCACCGCTTGGCAAATAAGGTGTAGGCGAAGGATGGAGCTGTGTCTCCTTAAACCCTCCGTGCTCTGGGTTTAACTTCATCCGATGTTCCAGCGGGAACACCAGTTCTGCCGTTATTTTAGCCCCTGGCTTTGCGCTGTGCAAAGCACTCGGTGCCCCGGGCGTCTGCGGCAACGGGTTTAAGAGGAAGAGGATCCCGTCGACCTGGGGAGAGAGCTGTGACACGGAGGTCATTCCccttaaataaatgaaaagtcGTGCCAAAAGCTGGCCGGCGTCCGCGCTGACGTCGGGTCCCCTGCCCTCGGGGGTTTTTGAGTCACAAGCTGGAGTTTCTCCTCCCGCAGCGCCCGCTGGGGCCTTCGTGACCCTGGTGAGTGCCGCAAAGAGCATGAAGAAAGCTTTGTCTCCAGTTTAATAGCGTTTGGGAAGCTGCTTAATTGAACGTGCTATTAATTCTGGGGCTGTTGCGACACACGCACGCTGCAAGCGTCAGGGACTGGCGTGGAAAGCCGGGTTTAGTGCCGGCAGCCGCCCAGGCTTATCGGCAGCCCGGATTGCATGAGCTGCTGTTGCTGGTGGCAGCAGTCGTAGCCAGGCTTCAGGTATCTGGGGgtggaaaacacttttttttttcttcttttccttctctttgggTCTGCTGCCAGCTTCTTAAGAGGGAACAAGAGCTAAATTCCCCACACGTCATTGGAATTAACGGAGCAGGTCCCTTCTTCCTGGTCCTCCCGGCTGGACTTTGTGGTGTAAATGAATAACTCCTGACTCAGGGATTTAGGGTAGAAAACGAAAGCAAGTGCCGTTTGACACCGGTTTTCCCCTTCCCGTGCCCCGAGCAGACGTCGCCTCGTTAGGCTGAGCTAGATGAAGACTTGAGGACGCACAAGTGTGAGCGCAGCCAAAAGCAGGGTGGGTGTGAAGCTTTCGGCAGCTCCTGGGTCTGAATCTGGGGGGTGGGTTCCTTATCCCAATGCCAGGCTGATCCCTCCGGCTGCTTTCCCAGCACGTGCAGAGAAACACAGTGGAATCAGGCAGGTTCCGGTGTGCTAGCCAAGGTGGATCCCACCGCACGTCCCAGCGCTCCCCCAAAACCTGCTTTTACGCCGCTGCGCTTCCGAAACCTTGcgtctctctctttttttaggTAAATAAAGCCTAATTTTAAAGGTATGTAGCTGAACAGCTGGAGGAAGCGGGGGAAATGACTCTCAGGACTCACACAGGACACGCGGtgattgttcttttttttttaactattatCCACGTTTAGTTCCTATAATTTTAGTGTGGAAACCCCACCCACGATGCGCTTGGATGTCCCAGTGCGTTTTGCTGGTGTAGGAAATGCTCGTGCGAGTGAACGCGAGCGGGATGAAGGCGACGGTGCGAAGCCAAAGGAGCCGCCTCCCCTGGAATTCACTTTTTGCTCCCAAAACCCACTTGTGGAAATACTTTTACAACTGTGCATGCTGTGAGTTTTGCTGGTGGAAGAGATAAAGGTGGCTtctccagcaggcaggagcGAACAGAAACCTGAATTTCACTAAATTCATCAGAAAATCATTGGATGATCCTGTTGCCTGGCCATGTCCTGCAATTCATTAATAAATCGCCCGCTTTATGCCAAGGATTAATGAGGGAAACGGTGCGGGATCCTCCGTGCCAGCCCTTCCTCACCCTTACTGGGCACTCGCTATATTGCTGCCTTCGCTTGTCACAGATTTGGGCTCAGAAATCAGTGGCTCCGCAGTTCtggggatttttaattttttatggaAAATTGGGAAAGTGGTTTTACATCCACGAGTGGGCTGGGCACGGCTGGGAAGACGCTTCGTTGTGCCGCGCACCCGAGGATCACCCATCTGTTGCACGAGATTAAGCGTTTCGGACCCAGATGGTTAAAAGCTTAAATCAATCTTTGCAAAGATCCGAACGACCCATTTTGGGGACTTTCTGCCACTGGAATGTGGTGAGAAAATTTACAACCAGGAGGGAATCCCTCCGACATGGTGCCCATGGTGTGTTTCCAGCTGCCGTGTCGGCCGGGTGCTTCAGCCGGAACACGGGAGCATCGGAGGGGAGATGGGGGAGCAGCGATGTCTCACCGCTTTGGCTGCCGGTCAGGCAAACCGGTTAAAACAGTGCCAGGGATGAACCAGGGCATGCTGGTGTCTCGCCAGGGTCTGGGTGCTTGACGCTTACCCAAGCTCGTCCTCcaaaatggggagaaatggcaaGGATTGAGGAAAAACATAGGAGAAGCAACCATACAAGCAGCCGTGAGCCTcgaccagcctccccggggagtAACTGCATTCCTTCAAATTGAGCGATGAGTAATTATTTGAAGTAATTAAAGGTTTGACAGCGGCTCGGCAGCATGGTTTACATTGCACCGGCACTACAGCTGTTACGCCCTTTTACCTGCAAGAGTCTCACCTTGAGCAGTGACACATGCTGCTGATAAGTGATGTTCCCGCGGGAAATAGCGTGTCCGTGGAAGAGCCGAGAGTTTGCAGACCAACTCCTAAAATGCCCGAATGTCTTGCATTTAAGCCCAAACGCACGCTGCTTCTTCGTGGCCTTCAGATTGTGTAACCCGGTGACTCGGCTGATGTGGGTGACCTCGTGGAAGGGtgaaatgtggggttttttggtttgggtttggtgtttttttttttttgagatcaAACAAAGGTGAGGGtaggttttttttgaaagcaaagcGCCCGACAGCATGGCAGGTTCGCGGCAGCCTTTGTCTGTCGTGTGATTCAGTCCAATTGGGGAACTGGTAAAACTGCACCATCCAGACATCAAAGCGGAGGAGACGTTGTGGAAGGCTGTGCTCCTTGGGTTGTTCCGACGACCCACGGTGTCATCTGCACGCGagttaattttgattttttgccGTAAGCCGAAAAACTCTTCCGCTGTGGGATTGTAAAGCAAATGATCTCAGCTGCCGTGTTtcgtagaatcacagaagggtttgggttgAAAGGGGCATCTTCCACTGGATGAGGTTGCTCCAAGCCCCATATGTAGAGTCATAGAAgggtttaggttggaagggaccttcaaagaccACCCAATTCAACCcctggctgtgggcagggtcATCTCTCACTCGGTCAGGTTGCCCTGAGCCCCATCCAACCCAACCATGAACATTTCCCGCCATGGGGCAGcctcagcttctctgggcaacctcctCCACCCTCTTAGTTTCAAGAGCAGTAAGTAGGATCGTCCCTCGAGCGCTGCTCCCTCCAGGAGGACTTCCTCACATCGGCTGATGCTTGGGGCATGTTGGGCGCCTCCTCAAGGCTTTACTTGGATCTCTgtgccttccctttttatttaaactacTCTGATCCTATTAGACCCCATCTATCCATGGGGAGCGAAGAGGTAATCCTCCCGGTAGAAGCAGTATCGGTGTTAAGCCAGCGCTACACTTGATCTTAAGtcaaaaggcaaagaaaagacagagaggTTTGTTTTACTCTCTTCAGCGTCGAATCGGAAATGCCCGTGAAGCAAACCCTCTCTCCCAGGCTCCATGGTGGATCCCCTCGTCTCTTCCCTCTGCCGCTGACCTGTTTTTCTTGCTCCCTGCCCGGCTCGAGGCGCAGACCGTGACCTCGATCTGCTTTTGCGACACGGTCGGTTTGTGGTTTGCGCCCACAAGCCGCTTGTGACGATGGTGGGGAAGCCGCGTCCGCTGCGGTTAGCGCTCGGTCGGATGCTGCGGCTGGCGCGTCTTCGCCGCCGCCAGTATCTCCCCAGCTTTCAAGTGCGAGGCGTATAAGATGGTACGGGCAGAATTAGGTCTGTTTGGGGTTCCTGAGGTGAAACGCTGAtggcttgtgttttcttttcctctttctcctagGGGGAAACGTCGGCCGTCCAACAACGGGGACCAGCAAGAACTGAAGCGTTGCTGGTACGTACAGGATGGGAACGACGAACTTCATCGCCCCGGCGCCCTGCCTGGCTTGAGAACTGTCACCCTGCCTTCCACCGAGCTCCCAAGTCGCACCAGGTGCCGGAAACACTAATCCTCTTGGAAGCGTTTGACTGGGACAGGATGTGTGGACGATAATGATGGCAAGAAAGCAAGATGTTCGCATTCCCACCTATAACATTAGCGTGGTGGGATTGTCTGGGACGGAGAAAGAGAAGGGGCAGTGCGGCATTGGGAAATCCTGCCTTTGCAACCGGTTTGTACGGCCCAGTGCGGATGAGTTTCACTTGGACCACACTTCGGTTCTCAGCACCAGTGACTTTGGGGGAAGGGTGGTCAATAATGACCACTTCCTCTACTGGGGGGAAGTTGTGCGTTCCCTGGAGGACTGCGTCGAATGTAAAATGCACGTTGTGGAGCAGACGGAGTTTATCGACGACCAGACCTTTCAGCCTCACCGCAGCACGGCCCTGCAGCCCTATATCAAGAGGGCTGCCGCAACTAAACTGGCGTCGGCTGAAAAGCTCATGTACTTTTGCACTGATCAGCTTGGGCTGGAACAGGACTTTGAACAAAAACAGATGCCGGATGGAAAGCTGCTGGTGGATGGCTTTCTTCTCTGCATTGATGTTAGCAGGGGTATGAACAGGAACTTTGATGATCAGCTTAAATTCGTTTCAAATCTTTACAATCAACTAGcgaaaacaaaaaagcccatcGTGGTGGTCCTGACAAAGTGTGACGAAGGCGTGGAGCGGTACATTAGGGATGCACATACTTTTGCCTTAAGCAAAAAGAACCTCCAGGTTGTGGAGACGTCGGCTAGATCCAATGTGAACATTGACTTGGCTTTCAGCACCTTAGTGCAGCTGATTGATAAAAGCCGGGGAAAGACTAAAATCATCCCCTACTTCGAAGCTTTGAAACAGCAAAGTCAACAGATAGCTGCTGCTAAAGACAAGTACGAGTGGCTGGTCAGCCGCATCGTCAAAAACCACAACGAGACGTGGTCGAACGTCAGCCGCAAGATGCAGTCCTCTCCGGAGTATCAGGATTACGTCTACCTGGAAGGAACGCAGAAAGccaaaaagctgtttctgcagcacGTCCACCGCCTCAAGCAGGAGCACATAGAGCGCCGGCGGAAGATGTATCTCGCCATGCTTCCTCAAGCGTTCGAAGCCCTCATCCCGGACCTGGACGAAATTGATCACCTGAGCTGCGTGAAAGTGGAGAAGCTTCTGGAGACGAAGCCGGACTTTCTGAAATGGTTTATTGTCCTGGAAGAGACGCCCTGGGATGCCACGAGCCACATCGACAACATGGAGAATGAGCGCATTCCCTTCGACCTGATGGAGACCCAACCCGCCGAGCAGCTCTACGAAGCTCATTTAGAAAAGCTGAGGAATGAGAGGAAAAGGGCAGAAATGAGAAGAGCTTTCAAAGAAAACCTGGAGACCTCCCCTTTCATCACACCTGGGAAGCCCTGGGAGGAGGCGCGCAGTTTCATTATGAACGAGGATTTTTACATGTGGCTGGAGGAGTCTATTTATATGGATATCTACAGCAAGCACCAAAAACAGATCATAGAAAAGGCCAAGGAGGAGTTTCAGGAGCTGCTCTTAGAGTACTCGGAGCTGTTTTACGAACTGGAGCTTGATGCTAAACCCAGCAAGGAGAAAATGGGCGTCATTCAGGATGTCTTGGGTGAAGAGCAAAGGTTCAAAGccctgcagaagctgcaggCTGAGCGGGATGCTCTTATTTTGAAGCACATCCACTTTGTGTACCACCCAACAAAGGAAACATGTCCGAGCTGCCCAGTTTGTGTAGACTCTAAAATCGAGCACCTGATCAGCTCCTGCTTCATCAGGCCTTCCGAACGCAACCAGAAGAACTTGCTTTCGGACTCCAACATCGACAGGATCAATCTGGTGATCCTCGGCAAGGACGGTTTGGCGCGCGAGCTGGCCAACGAGATCCGGGCACTCTGCACCAATGACGACAAGTACGTGATCGAAGGTAAGATGTACGAGCTATCCCTGAGGCCAATTGAGGGCAACGTCCGGCTCCCCGTTAACTCTTTCCAGACACCCACCTTTCAGCCTCATGGTTGTCTCTGCCTTTACAACTCGAAGGAGTCGCTGTCCTACGTGGTGGAAAGCATCGAAAAAAGCAGAGAGTCAACCATCGGCAGGAGGGATAATCACTTGGTTCACCTTCCTCTGACGCTCATCCTCGTTAACAAGAGGGGGGACACCAGTGGTGAGACACTACATAGCTTGATACAGCAAGGCCAGCAGATCGCGAGCAAGCTGCAGTGCGTCTTTCTGGACCCTGCGTCTGCTGGCATCGGGTACGGCCGTAACATCAATGAGAAGCAAATCAGCCAGGTTTTGAAGGGGCTGCTGGACTCGAAACGCAATTTAAACCTCATTAGCTCGACCTCCAGCATCAAAGACCTGGCGGACGTTGACCTTCGCATCGTCATGTGTTTGATGTGCGGGGATCCATTCAACGCGGATGACATCCTTTTACCCATCCTGCAGTCCCAGACCTACAGACCTTCGCAgtgcggcagcagcagctccgTCCTCCTCGAGTTATCCATCGGGCCACACAAGAGGCGCGTGGAGCTCTCCCTCCTTTCCTACCATTCCTCCTTTAGCATTAGGAAAAGCCGGCTTGTCCACGGGTACATTGTCTTTTACTCAGCAAAACGCAAGGCGTCCCTGGCCATGCTACGTGCCTTTCTCTGCGAGGTGCAGGATATCATCCCCATACAGGTCGTGGCGCTCACGGACGGCTCCATAGACATCCTGGACAACGACTTGAGCAGAGAGCAGCTCACCGAGGGTGAGGAGATCGCCCAGGAGATCGACGGCAAGTTCACCACAATACCTTGTAGCCAGCCACAGCATAAGCTGGAGATTTTCCACTCGTTTTTTAAAGATgtggtggagaaaaaaaacatcatcGAAGCCACCCACATGTACGACAACGTGGCCGAAGCCTGCAGCACGACGGAGGAGGTGTTCAACTCGCCTCGAGCGGGCTCCCCTCTCTGTAACTCCAACCTGCAGGACTCGGAGGAGGATGTCGAGCCCCCCACCTACAGCCCCTTCAGAGAGGACACATCCATGCCGGCCCTGCCCAAAGACCACTCGAAGCTTTCCATGGAGCTGGAGGGAAACGACGGCTTGTCTTTCATTTCCGTCATGAGCACTTTTGAAAGCAAGCTGAACAACAAAGTACCTCCTCCGGTGAAACCAAAGCCCCCCGTGCATTTTGACATTACGAAGGGGGACCTGTCATATTTGGAGCAGGGGCATCGGGATGGGCAGAGGAAGTCCGTGTCTTCTAGTAGCTGGTTGCCCACCGACTGCTTCGATCCTTCTGATTACGCCGAGCCGATAGACGCTGTGGTCAAACCTAGAAACGAAGAGGAGAACATCTACTCCGTGCCTCACGACAGCACCCAGGGCAAGATCATCACCATCCGAAACATTAACAAAACTCAATCGAACGGCAGCGGCAACGGCTCGGACAGTGAGATGGACACCAGCTCCCTGGAGCGGGGCCGCAAGGTGTCGGTTGTTAGCAAGCCCGTGCTGTATCGGACGCGCTGCACGAGGCTGGGCAGGTTTGCTAGCTATCGAACCAGCTTCAACGTTGGGAGCGATGATGAACTGGGACCCATTcgaaagaaagaggaagatcAGACTTCCCAAGGGTATAAAGGTGATAACGCCGTTATTCCCTACG includes:
- the ARHGAP35 gene encoding rho GTPase-activating protein 35, translating into MMARKQDVRIPTYNISVVGLSGTEKEKGQCGIGKSCLCNRFVRPSADEFHLDHTSVLSTSDFGGRVVNNDHFLYWGEVVRSLEDCVECKMHVVEQTEFIDDQTFQPHRSTALQPYIKRAAATKLASAEKLMYFCTDQLGLEQDFEQKQMPDGKLLVDGFLLCIDVSRGMNRNFDDQLKFVSNLYNQLAKTKKPIVVVLTKCDEGVERYIRDAHTFALSKKNLQVVETSARSNVNIDLAFSTLVQLIDKSRGKTKIIPYFEALKQQSQQIAAAKDKYEWLVSRIVKNHNETWSNVSRKMQSSPEYQDYVYLEGTQKAKKLFLQHVHRLKQEHIERRRKMYLAMLPQAFEALIPDLDEIDHLSCVKVEKLLETKPDFLKWFIVLEETPWDATSHIDNMENERIPFDLMETQPAEQLYEAHLEKLRNERKRAEMRRAFKENLETSPFITPGKPWEEARSFIMNEDFYMWLEESIYMDIYSKHQKQIIEKAKEEFQELLLEYSELFYELELDAKPSKEKMGVIQDVLGEEQRFKALQKLQAERDALILKHIHFVYHPTKETCPSCPVCVDSKIEHLISSCFIRPSERNQKNLLSDSNIDRINLVILGKDGLARELANEIRALCTNDDKYVIEGKMYELSLRPIEGNVRLPVNSFQTPTFQPHGCLCLYNSKESLSYVVESIEKSRESTIGRRDNHLVHLPLTLILVNKRGDTSGETLHSLIQQGQQIASKLQCVFLDPASAGIGYGRNINEKQISQVLKGLLDSKRNLNLISSTSSIKDLADVDLRIVMCLMCGDPFNADDILLPILQSQTYRPSQCGSSSSVLLELSIGPHKRRVELSLLSYHSSFSIRKSRLVHGYIVFYSAKRKASLAMLRAFLCEVQDIIPIQVVALTDGSIDILDNDLSREQLTEGEEIAQEIDGKFTTIPCSQPQHKLEIFHSFFKDVVEKKNIIEATHMYDNVAEACSTTEEVFNSPRAGSPLCNSNLQDSEEDVEPPTYSPFREDTSMPALPKDHSKLSMELEGNDGLSFISVMSTFESKLNNKVPPPVKPKPPVHFDITKGDLSYLEQGHRDGQRKSVSSSSWLPTDCFDPSDYAEPIDAVVKPRNEEENIYSVPHDSTQGKIITIRNINKTQSNGSGNGSDSEMDTSSLERGRKVSVVSKPVLYRTRCTRLGRFASYRTSFNVGSDDELGPIRKKEEDQTSQGYKGDNAVIPYETADGEDPRRRNILRSLRRTTKKPKPKPRPSITKTTWESNYFGVPLTNVVTPEKPIPIFIERCIEYIEATGLSTEGIYRVSGNKSEMESLQRQFDQDHALDLAEKDFTVNTVAGAMKSFFSELPEPLVPYTMQVELVEAHKINDREQKLHALKEVLRKFPKENYEVFKYVIGHLNKVSHNHRVNLMTSENLSICFWPTLMRPDFSTMDALTATRTYQTIIELFIQQCPFFFYNRPILEPPSAAPGSPSAAPPGAPFLPATPATAQPSPPRTPPPSPQSPVQPLLPAQLHAEQHTL